TTAGGAAAACTGTTTACACtgataacaaaaagaaaaaggtacCTGTAGTGAACTACATCTTTAGAAATTCCCTTAAGTTGAAAGCCAGTGATGCTGATGATGTTATGAGGCTGCACAATGCAGTTGAGAAATTTTTGTCGTTGATTCCTTTCGTGATGTCTAGTCAAGATTTGCAAATTAGTGAACTTGATTGGGAAAAAGAGATTATTGATGTTCCACCGTCACTGAAGTTAAGAATCTTGCTGGGCTTACTTGTCAAGGAGATAAAAGATTTCTGGAGGGCTGCATTGATGCTGTCCACTCTTTTATATAAGGACAGTTCTTCTGTTGAGGTTATTGTTGGGGAATTAGAGAAAAGAAGAGAAGTCTTTAAAGAGGTTGAGCATGAAATATTGAAACTCGGTCTAGATAATGTGTGGGAAGTTAAGCCTTTGATTAATGGAAAGGATATAATAAGGCTTTTGGAGCTACAGAAAGGAGGTCCCGTGGTTAGTGAATGGCAAAGAAAACtgctacaatggcagcttgcttaTCCTTCTGGAAGTGTAGATGAATGTGTTGACTGGATGACTAGGCAAACACAATTGAAGCGGGCTAAAACAGAATCAGATATATAGACTATCTTGTAGCTGAATCTGCTGGTGGGTTGATTAATCCTTACAGAGGCTATTTAGATTTTGATATATCCACAACTAAGATGCATAGAATCATAGATCAGTTTAATGcttattcttatttttcaatcttttcGATAGAAGGCTTTTCTGATTAGTTTGACTGAATCAAAGTTATTGCTGAATGAATTGTGTAAGTTGGCTAATATGATACAAGTTGAACGTGCCATGATGCCAGTGCGATGTAATATATAAATCAGCAAAAGCTAGTTATTTGAACACGTTGGATGGTTAAATTTAAAAGATGTAGCTGTAGCATACAAAACACATACTCATTGGTTTTTTTGCAGAACTCACAAGCTATAGCATTTACCAGTTTCAGCCTTATATTAGAAAAATTCTAAACCATGTAGAAACTGGCAGTCAGGAAGTTCGATGGTACATTCTTAGAATTTTTCACAGATATTGCATTTGAATCTTTACTAAAATTATCAAAaccattaataaaaataatattttcaaaaGTATACTTCCTGGGTAATTCTGGTTTGGTCAAACCCTAGAACTACAAATGACAAAGTTGGCCGTTTCGTATTTGCAAACCCCATATTTCATGGACACGGATCATGGCTAAACgctataacttttaaatttaaatccgCTTTTCTTGATCTAAATGGGTTTGCTTTGTGTGTGTGGTTCTAAACAGTTTCTCTTGGGGTTTGCAACCACATAATCAAGATTTTCCGGAGCATTAATCCGGACTTGTAAATTACTGTACCTCTATATATAATTggctaatttttattttaatatagtttCGATAAGAATTCGTGGGATGTGATGTTTTTGAGGAAAAAGTACTCTACATTCTAAGCTGCCTTGTAACAGTTGGCAATCATATtcatcaatcatcaatggatTTGAGTCCTCTTCGCAAAGCTTCAGCCAGTACTAGTAAGAGACACAGATGGCAGGGGAGAACAAATAAGAAACTCAATTGCAAATGAAATATAGAATGACTATGACACTATGTATCAGGATTGAACAATGAAGTTAATATGTTGTGATTAGTGCTTTTAATGCATTCCTTTTTTACTTGTTTAATAGTCAGCGGGTTTAATGTATTGTAATAGTTAGCGGGTTTAATGTCTAGTAATAGCCAAATGGGTCGGCAGGTTTAATGGTGTGTGTTTTTAGGCATTATACTACTGTATGGTTTGTCTGTCATCTTGGCTAGCCAACCAGCTAATTGACAGGTTAGGGGGTCAGTGGATATTTTGTAACAGTCATAGTGTACTGATCTTATCCTTTGTAGTTTAATGATTGATCACTATTGTTCTTTGCCTCTTCCATTCAGATTACAATGCATTTCATTCTACAACTGTTTTAGGTGCTAAAAATAGGCTGTCTTTGGTGCTGAAATATGATGAATTGTTTGCTGTTTTTGGTACTGAAATAGTGCAGGTTCGCTGCTGTTTTTTATGCTGCAACAGTGCACTATTGCTGCTGTTTTTGGTGCTAAAACGGTTGCTGCTGATTTGGATGCGGAAACATGCAGAATTGCTGATGTTTTAGCTATGTTGTTTTGGTGATGAAACAGGCAGTGTTTTGGTGATGAAACAGGCAGCATTGCTGCTGTTTTTGGTGAACGGGTTGACTGGTTTCGATTACAATTGCAGCCCCCTTATGAAAAACTTGTGGAGCCTAGTTAAGTTTTGATTGCTAAAGATTGTTCGAAGCTTCAAGTATTCCAATGAGTTTCCAAAGTTATTACTGCATCAATAGAGAAGTTTTTGGAGGTAATGCTTTGGTTTTGCTACTAAGAATGTCAAACTGGAAAAAGTATATTTGTTTGACCTCTATATAATAAAAGAGTATATTTGGTTACTAAAATGTTTGTTTGGGCAatctttaaatatttaaaagggtataattgttaaattatcgtttttcattttttttcccttcaactcaaaaacataaaaaggatatatattttcactttctttcctttcatttatgtaaaactcaagaacacagattataaaatatatgtttcatttcatttttttttattttatcttcatttcatttcttttcctttccattaaaaataaactcgAGAACACAGTGTGAGTGTTGCTAAGAGGTACTTttgaagaaaaagagatgtaggTTATGTTTTTAAGTAAGCAGCTACGTTTAGTGTCCTTGGTTGAGAAAACGCTACAACATACTGTAcgcatttttttaaaagttattagaTTTTGAGGCGATTATGATGTAAAGTTCTTTGAATATATGGAAAATTTTAAGTTAAAGTGACAACCAATACTTACATAGACGTGAACAAGGTTCATCCTTTTGGTACAAATGCAACTCACAAAGTAGATCCATGGGTACAAATGCAAATCACAAACCGGAAATTACGATACAGGAACAATGGAACATGCCATAATACCGTTGATATGTAATATACATCATCAAATTCCAAAAGGAAGGTATCGCCTTTGCTTTCAAGATATGAGTACAATGTTAGATAGTGGTACTTACACTTGTGAATAAAGAAACCAAGTAACCAACAAGAAAACAGAGCAACCATAATAACATAACTGCATCCTAAATGCTATATCTTGATTTCTCATACTTTGCAAACTGAAATGCCTGCAAAACCGCAAAAAAAAACTGGGCGCGTTAGATTTATAGATCAAAGTTGGTTTGTTTGACAGAAATTAGATACATATAAGGAGCATTGAAATGAGTCTTAGCGAATGTAATTTATGATGTCATTAGTTCAATCAAAACATACCCGAATAGGAACTCCCGCATACTTCATTATGTAGCCACCAAATGCTTGACATTTCACCATGTTAAGTGGGAATGAATTATATACCTAGTCTAACTTAATACATTAAGATATAAGAACGAGCCTCTACGAAGGTGCTCGCATGTATCTATTTCAAATACAACACTAATAATATCAAGGAAAAATTGAACCCATAAATGACCAATAGACTAGTAAGATTTATTTGCGAAGCAGATCCTGTCAATTGCACAGTTCCTGAGAAACTACCAGAAGGACCAGTTGGTGCACTGGAATTCGCCACTCCATTGTTTCTGCAAGTTCCAAACGGTGCCCCAGCCTGGAGAAGTCAAACGACAATATAAATGTCACCAGAACGAGAGTTATTAGATCATTAATTTAGtaaaaagattcaagaagtACCTGACAAGCAGTGACTGAAACACACCCACATAACGTTTGGCCATTCATTCTATCCAAAGCATCGAATACACCTCCGCCATCACTTCTCTGCAAAATGTCAATTTAACATAGGCTAGACCAGTATACAGATTTATCTTTCTAGTCAAAGGAAAAACTGAATACCATATAGTAATTCACAGCCAAGAAATTGGGCATCACATTCCCAGCTGCTTTGTAGCAGGTGCCAACCATATCCATCAATGGAGTTGAATGCTCTTTGCAAGCTTCAGCTTGTACCGGCATCGTAGGGAAGTAGTTTTGAAGGAAAAGAGATGCACTTTTTGAATCAAGTGGTTTTGATTCTTTTCTGTTTGGGCAAGAGCCTTGTTTTACACCGGGATCTCCAGCTGAAAGCTCATAACATTTATGTTTAGTGTAATTTTTGAGGTGCTAATGATGTATTTTACATACACAAGAACTTTTAAGTTGCAACTTTTGCAATCAAAATACAGTAAATAGAAAGATTTTAGATTTTCATTGTAAAAATATCCAAATCAATCTTGGTATATATGACTCCCTCCCTCctctattattataaaagaaacgGTGATATAAGGTCCACAAGATTCTTTAATAGTCtatgttatttaatatattttagaaaaaatctGGTTAAACACTATGATCTAGAACTATGTGTGAAATCAAACTTTGTATATTCCACCTTGAAATCATAAGACTGTTTAATAGTTTTTGAGGTTTTGGCCTGATAAATTTAAAGTGTCAACTGAGCTAAGCTAAAAAGTTATAACTAAAAACGAAATGGGCCAAATGTGTCACAAAAATGTATTTAAATGCATTCATCAAGGAAGAGCTAGAATACGATCTAAATCATATGGTTTTGTATACTTAGAgcaataatttatttatagaatGCAAACAAATACGGAGTAAAACAAAAATTGATGGATAGTCTAACCCACATTACATGTACCAAAATTAACTTAAAAGCAAAGATTAATGGGTAATCAATAGTTGTACTTACGTTCATTTTCCACCATGTATCTCCATTGGTAAGCAACACCTTCGGtaacttcctttgaagaatcGGAAGTGAAAACCAACAACCGATGATTTTCTTGTGCCATATTGGTGATCGTAGGCCAATCCTCGCCCTTTTTTGGCATCTTGGAAACTGGATACCAGTATTTGTCTAACCCAGCATCGGCGAATAACTTGGTCAATGCTCTTGTTGTATGCACATAATCTTCAATTATAATTGTCACAATCTCAGTTGGATTTGAACTCAAGAATGCTTCCACTTCTCTCAATGTGTTAATTGCTGGTTGCTAAGCAAAATACACGCAAGTATTAAACACATCATAAACTAGTACTCTGATGGTCGTCCCAAAGTTTGACTTGCAAGTATGACTTTTGAGGTCAAACATACTATCTATCAGTCATCCCATAGTTAAATATGCAGTTTTGACTTTTGGTGGTCAAACATAAGATACAGATATAGCAACACATCATTATGAACTAGTATTAGTTGTAAAAATATAGGCGGTTGCGATTTTCTCAATAAAGGTAATCACTTAGGCATGTTCAATTCATGTAATAACAATCAACACACTACTAAGTGATTATTACCAGTTCTAGCAACAAAGCATTATATCACATGCACTATGTCTTTTTACATAATTATCTCATTACAATTTTTCAATATCTATCTAAATGCACATCAAACACTTTTTGGTAACTATTGTATCCCTCGACCTCTAAAGACAAACAATATCTCGTTTCTGGAACAGAAGGAGTTATTCATACGACATGAAAGATTATACGAAATTATGGATATAACAAGAGAAAAGATTCTTACAAAGGCAGTGATGTTGTAGCACTGGCCACGGAATGAGTGGCAGAGCCAGATATCATTGTCGAAGTCATACATATCCAACATCAATCCTCTAACTCCATTCTAAACACCAgttcaaacacacacacaaataaataacaaatatgtCAGAATAGCTTAACGCAAAAGACTTATGTAATCAAAAGAGCTTATAAAGACCAAAAAGAACATACTCTTAATTGGTTGGTGACGGAATCTTCTTGATTGTAAAATGTGATCCTTTGAGGACCAGTCAAGAGAGGGGCATCCACAATTGAGAATGCATTATGTGTTACAAGCCATGTGTACTTGTTGAATGGCAATCCACTTACCTGACCTCCATTAACACCCCAATACATAAATGATCAAAATATAGATACAATTAAAACGCTTTAACAAGATACATACAATTATAGCAATTTTTGAAAGTTGGATACTCAGGATAGCAAAACTTAAAGTTTTTTTACATAGacacatttatatattattatggggctatatatatatatatatatatgggttgcaTAGACTTACAATGGCAGTAGGGATATTAGCTTGACCTCTAATACAATAAGGCTGATTTTTACCCAACTGAGGGCAATTCCCACAATACAAACCAGCTGCACAATCAGTAGCTGCTGCACATGATTCTAACATCTGTTTGTTTGTTTCACATTTAGCCATAAAATGATTTACCAAAAACTGAACAGATctattatatgtgtatatatatatatataaaaattactaAATCATTTAACCTGGCAAGCACCGTTGGAACAAGCTAATGAAGTAGTGAAAAACAAAGCAGCTGCAGAGATAAACAGAAGCCATGATTTCTTCATCATGACCTGCTCTGCagataatactaaaaaaacacaaaaccccAAAACTTTAGCAAAACTGAtggatagatagatatatatgatttattgagatagagatatagatagagatagagagagaaaatgtgcGTCTGGTAAAAGTAAACAaatgttctttttattttattattatgtttttactttTGGAATTTCAAAGGAGGTAAAGTTTGTTATGGATGGTTTTTTTAGTGTGAATGTGAATTATTGTTGTGAACTGTACGTGGAAATGTGAAATGTTTTGTGTTGTGTTTTACACACAAACACAGTGACAGTGTGTGTGAACTGTGAAGTGGTGAATGAAAACGGTGGACGGACACCGACTATTTGTCGAAcgttattaattaaaaatgttaaattaataCATGTGTCTCCTTGATAGGGTCTTATGTTCAAGAATTGAGAAgcatatctatactacttattaaataaaatatcctcatgttgaaagttacatggggaaatgtctaaaatgttcttccatgtaatattttcatctaccacccttaagatatgtaatatttttacttagcactaaaatatttttacttacactACCCCTTAACCTTAATGCTTACGTtatactatcaatcctttatttttttaaatatccccattaataatctacatcaatCGACGTCTCATCTACCACAAATAGTCGCATCTACCATCACATCATCGCCGCCacgactaccgccgcattgcacgggtaacGTGCAagtaataattaaaacttttatgagGGGTTAACTTGAGTATACTCATGTTTAAGTCTGAAGAGAcaaggtttacccctattaatcgtcgtgacTTCAGGCAGATTAGTAAGGGGTTTTCTCCCATCGGGAATTTGAAATAGACaattctacttcgagggagcgcACACGCGGTTAAAACAACATATGCTAgccctcccgctgtcgaatcgcgacacgaagttttcagccAAATTCaccttaaataaaatacatgcGTCTATGAATGTATGTCTGTCTATATAGAACAactgttttgtttttaaaaaattatatataaataattaaaaaaacaacatagaACCGCTACTACTACTATCTTGGAAACTAAGAATTTCTAGCTCCGCGTTGCGGGGCATTAATTCTCGTGTTGAAATGATTGTGTTATTTAGGATTACTTGCATTGAATGAACAAAGATTCAGTCATAGATGctttgtttaaaagtttatcgtatcatatatatatatatatatttaatatatctatttaaAGGTAAAACCACAATAGTTTCCGTCTGCATATTACGTGGTTTCAATTAGTTCGATTGGTTCTGTTATtgataatttatgtttttaaaaactttgacatataaaacatatacttATTCAAAGACgataccaaaaaaaattaataaaagtttttaatatattgtttggaaaCCTGAAAAcagttatgttttgttattgatgatgtgtcgctatatatgtttgttaaaatatttgacatatgaaatgatatttatTCAAAGGCATGGCACAAAAAAATAGTTTTGATAAATTATTTGAAacccaaaataaaattttttgtaaGAAACCaagaagtgtatatatatatatattcgttttcaatataattacaaaaaaaagtagttttgatatattatttgaaaagccaaaagaaaaaaaatgtatgaaacCACGAAGTAACTCATAATTTTAAACCTGAAAGGAATTGAATGTGGTAAAATCTGaatattgttacaaaaaaaaataaacgttttcaatataattatttgaaaatctgaaagaaaaaacatatggaaAAAACCAGGAAGTAACTCATATTAGAAAACTCGAACCGGATGCGATTTAACAAAATCCGAATAATGATGCGGATTGTAACATGGACGAATAATAACTCGCCACTATTCACATGCTATTCaattattagaaaatatatattataataagatgtacactttttatatattgattGGTTTTCAGTTATAGTTGTGGCACATGGATAACTTTGTTATTATTGGTTTTTGtattatttgaaattttgaattaCTTTTCCATCAATAATGTCCTTTGAAAAATAGCAATGTGGATTTTGTATTTGTGTTCaaagttaaattttaaagtttcaaTTATATAGccgaataaaaaatatatatgagtaAGTGGTGAATTATTCATTTGAGTCCTGATTTTTTCTAGGAAATCGGGGGGACAACTCATGGCCTTTGAATCATTCAATCAATGGCTAAGATTAAACACTATCACTTACCCTTCCAAACAACTTTCCCAATTTCATTTCTTACCAGTTACCACCGGatgaaaacacacacacaaacaatatgactctctctctctctctctctctatatatatatatatatatatatctcatccTCATGCTTTTTCGGCTACGACGACGGCTGACACCACCACTATCATTCCTGaccacacacacaaacacactttGTGTTTCATCTCCGACGACTGCGTCTTTAACCACCGCCATCTCCACCTTTACCTCtaccggcgacggcgaccaccaccaccacacacacactttctttccccctctgtttttttttctctagcGACGACAACCACCAgtaccaccaccatcatctttgACCACCACCAACAACAAACCTGTTTACAATCAAACTTGATTTGGCTAAGCCAATCAAACTTGATTGGTAATTGTAAAACACATTTGATACGAATGACTACATTCCAGTATGCAATCAAGTTTGATTGGTAATattcaatcaaatttgattgcataCTGGGAATGAAGATGCGTTTGTTTGTTACCAATCAAGTTTGATTGAGTATAGCCAATCAAACAATAATACTCAActcaatcatatttgattggaaACTGATTAGCTGGAAAACTTCACCGTCTATAGTCATGTCAATAGTTGGAGAATTTTTCAGTGTTATTCGCCAGAGGtatgttttgattttatttcagagattgattttgattttaggATTTGAACGACGGTGTTTTGTGTTTGGGGGAGAATATGACTGATGAATTTATTGAGCTACTCCCGCGTGTCTGTGCGTTGGTGGGCgccggagatgatggtggtggtgggcgCCGGAGATGATGGTGGGGGGGTGTGTGTGGGGTCGTGTTTTAGAGGGAAGAAGCAAAGAAGACGAGAGGGGAGCGGgatgtttttttctttgatcTGGATCGTTGATATGTTTTGATCATATGGTTGTGAGTTGTCCCTCAGTATCCAGCCTTTTTAATAGATCCTCCTGATTACAACCCAGAGTATATATAGCCGAATACaaagattttaaaatgttataatcAATTTCCAAAAATCAATGGATAAAAATAGAATTGTCAGAAATCATTTTTTcaaagagatatatatatttatagacgAGAtaggtacccgcgcaatgcggcggcggtgacggcaacgggtggtgctagtggcggtggtggtaacgatgtggttattaatcctaaaggtaattgacgtaaatggtaatgtgattattttatggttaaggtatgtatcttttgtaaataactttattaagaatattatagagatattaggtgaaaatattttaattaattaataaaggagatatataacttggataaatatgagtataaaatattttagggatatattgggtatatttagtgtgtgagttatgaatgtgttgaaaattaaggatatttaggtattttaaaggtaaagagtTGAAAAGATGGAagtgtagtttgtttattaatatagtatagatatagaagatgattcatatagtcatataaagttataaacaacACAACCTGACTATATATGTTCAACAAAAAGATTTATATGAAGGACTAGCTAGAGGAGGATAGGGATAgaagttttaaacttttaataatatacATAGGCATACATACGTAGTTATATctgtaaatttgtttttatgtatgtaaGTTGACAATTAAAGAAAGAGACACCATGACTGCCATAATATTTCGGgctttaataaatatttattttatatatagaaacataAGTTATTCATACACGttctcatatatttatatttttgcttTATCTTGTTTGGACTAATAAGTACACATaacttttagattaaaaaataaaataaattttctatAAGTTTTGGTTGATTTATCacatcaatgttttaaataccggtatataTCGGTCGGTATTACTGGTATTTGAGGATACTCCGGTATTTTAATCCTGGTATTTTTCTGATATTTTCACTATTTCATACCGGTCGGTATATTCGGTATTCCCGATAttttctggtattaccattcCGGTATTTCctgtattttcatttttttttgaaatttttttaaatattttttatgatactttaatgttagtttttgttatttgtaaactttaaaccttatattttgttatgaaatatctATTTGGTATTAATTTTTAGTGagttataattgttttttgactattttcatggaatttaaaatttttttgtagaataataataaattaataaactaaactaaaataatCGTATCAACCGATATTTTCGATAATACTGATAATAccgaaaaaaaattcaagaccaatataattaaaatatcagtttttaaaacattggatCACATCAACACAGCTATTTATATTTGGGTTATAATCTCAAGACTATCCCATCATAATCCTTAAATTTATGGAGTTTCTTACTTTCATTTTTGCTTGCTtagcaagaaagtttgtgtcACCAAACTTTTACAtcagggtttagggttttaggaGTAATTGTGGACACTAAACTTTGACATCTTGAGCAAAAATTAACTTAAGAAGCCAATATAGTAACATACAATCTTGAAGCATTAGAACTTGCAAGACAAGTCATTTTAAAGGAGGTAGAACTTGGGGTTGACACTAGAAAAagggattttttttaattattttttttttctttgcaaacgtttattaatttataaaaacaaattagaGACTTTTAAGAGTTTTCCAAAGTGCAAATTTTCTCAATATCATATCCGAACAAGGTAATATACAAggttatatttaaaaaatagcttattatcataattcataagcccttttttttaaaagtgtggATCATTTAATTGCAacaggggatctagcttacgttgtcttaaccggatccgcaCTAAAAAGCCCCTTACCTtcaactaaaccgcccgaaggcacgacagtTAATTGGAATAAAACCATGTCTCCAGTGCAAGACTCAAACAtgcttcactggaggactttattgtgaaatttcTTCAAATGTCTTTCCCATGtctcgaactcaagaccttcaGCATGAAAAGCCGGTGCTCAACCGCTGAGCTAAAATGGGAATTACAAAAcagtaaaacaaaaattttataatgtGAATAAAAGTCGGTCATTCTTTCTCATACCAATAACCAATACACACCGTAAATCGCTCTTTAATTCTTTTATGGTTACAAAATAAACAATGTTGAATACTCCAACCTGATGACAAAGTTAGTGAAACAAATTGCATGTGCATTTCTACAAAATACAAATGGTTAACCAAATTACAGGTTGGTAAAAAGTCATGTCAACAAAATGCAGCTCACATGTAAATTTCTGATGCAAAAGATACATGTGCACCATTTTGCATGTGTACAACAAATTTCCCCCCTATCTTGGATGTGTGCAAGTAAAACTCATCTATAGAAAATAAATTCTCATGGGAGATGACGACCCCAGGGGACTAAACAAAAGAATTACCTATGAATGGTAAAGAATTGCCAAAAAGGCTGTTGAGTTAATGATGTAGGAATTAGTATCTCGCTCTTACGCAAGCTTCTTTGCACGGCCACTGGAAGGAGCCGCATCCTCTTTCTTCGAACCACCAGACTCGGGCTTCTTTGCCCAAGCAGGAGCCCTATCTGGTTCGTAACGGTAATCATAAAAGAGTTCTTCACCGGCATTGATCCTTTCTTTTGCA
The Erigeron canadensis isolate Cc75 chromosome 2, C_canadensis_v1, whole genome shotgun sequence DNA segment above includes these coding regions:
- the LOC122587413 gene encoding PI-PLC X domain-containing protein At5g67130 translates to MMKKSWLLFISAAALFFTTSLACSNGACQMLESCAAATDCAAGLYCGNCPQLGKNQPYCIRGQANIPTAIVSGLPFNKYTWLVTHNAFSIVDAPLLTGPQRITFYNQEDSVTNQLRNGVRGLMLDMYDFDNDIWLCHSFRGQCYNITAFQPAINTLREVEAFLSSNPTEIVTIIIEDYVHTTRALTKLFADAGLDKYWYPVSKMPKKGEDWPTITNMAQENHRLLVFTSDSSKEVTEGVAYQWRYMVENEPGDPGVKQGSCPNRKESKPLDSKSASLFLQNYFPTMPVQAEACKEHSTPLMDMVGTCYKAAGNVMPNFLAVNYYMRSDGGGVFDALDRMNGQTLCGCVSVTACQAGAPFGTCRNNGVANSSAPTGPSGSFSGTVQLTGSASQINLTSLLVIYGFNFSLILLVLYLK